One part of the Bradyrhizobium sp. CB1650 genome encodes these proteins:
- a CDS encoding DUF6481 family protein, giving the protein MSGFREPGFTDRQKAAQEARKNLLNKFKSQPGPDDPAVAARRAEREAIAAKRAEAKAAREAEKAEQKRLEEETAAAEAARVAREAEEAAAKLAALEAEQKAKRDARYAARKAKGKRK; this is encoded by the coding sequence ATGAGTGGATTCAGAGAACCCGGGTTCACAGACCGGCAAAAGGCGGCACAGGAAGCCCGTAAAAATCTTTTGAACAAATTCAAGTCTCAGCCGGGGCCCGACGATCCCGCGGTCGCGGCGCGACGCGCCGAGCGCGAGGCGATAGCTGCCAAGCGCGCAGAGGCGAAAGCCGCGCGCGAGGCGGAAAAGGCCGAGCAGAAGCGTCTTGAGGAAGAGACCGCGGCCGCAGAAGCCGCACGGGTTGCCCGTGAGGCCGAGGAAGCGGCAGCCAAGCTGGCCGCGCTGGAAGCCGAGCAGAAAGCCAAGCGCGACGCGCGTTACGCCGCCCGCAAGGCCAAGGGCAAGCGGAAGTAA
- a CDS encoding pentapeptide MXKDX repeat protein, whose protein sequence is MTIRTPIALGAAALSLSLAFAPAFAMDDMKKDSMKKETMSKDGTKKDTMSKDDGMKKDTMSKDSMKKDGMMKKN, encoded by the coding sequence ATGACCATTCGCACCCCGATCGCGCTCGGCGCCGCCGCGCTCTCGCTCAGCCTGGCCTTCGCGCCCGCCTTCGCCATGGACGACATGAAGAAGGATTCGATGAAGAAGGAGACGATGTCCAAGGACGGGACGAAGAAGGACACCATGTCGAAGGACGACGGGATGAAGAAGGACACGATGTCGAAAGACAGCATGAAGAAAGACGGCATGATGAAGAAGAATTGA
- the dctP gene encoding TRAP transporter substrate-binding protein DctP, producing the protein MFTRRHLLATAVAAPAILRFGVGTAHAATTLKISHQFPGGTIDKGDFRDRLCRMFAAEVAKRSKGDIAAEIYPNSSLIKTNAQFSAMRKGALDISLYPMPYAGGELPETNIGLMPGLVTTYDQGLRWKKEPVGKALTDFLADKGIILLTWVWQAGGVASRSKPIVAPEDAKGMKVRGGSREMDMVLQTAGASVLSVPSNEIYAAMQTGACDAGITSSTSLISFRLEEVAKSLTSGAGASYWFMLEPLMMSKAIFDKLPKNHQDVLLAVGSELEAFGRKGAQDDDVEVAKVYEKAGAKVSALDAATVGKWRDIARDTAWKDYGAKTATAANLLKLASDVAA; encoded by the coding sequence ATGTTTACGCGCCGCCACCTGCTCGCGACTGCCGTCGCGGCACCCGCCATTCTCCGCTTCGGCGTCGGCACCGCGCATGCCGCGACCACGCTGAAGATCTCGCACCAATTCCCGGGTGGCACGATCGATAAAGGCGATTTCCGCGACCGGCTCTGCCGCATGTTCGCGGCCGAAGTGGCCAAGCGCAGCAAAGGCGATATCGCCGCCGAGATCTATCCGAACTCCTCGCTGATCAAGACCAACGCGCAGTTCTCCGCGATGCGCAAGGGCGCGCTCGACATCAGCCTCTATCCGATGCCCTATGCCGGCGGCGAGCTGCCGGAGACCAATATCGGCCTGATGCCGGGCCTCGTGACCACCTACGACCAGGGCCTGCGCTGGAAGAAGGAGCCGGTCGGCAAGGCGCTCACCGACTTCCTCGCCGACAAGGGCATCATCCTGCTCACCTGGGTCTGGCAGGCCGGCGGCGTCGCCAGCCGCTCCAAGCCGATCGTTGCGCCCGAGGACGCCAAGGGAATGAAGGTGCGCGGCGGCTCGCGCGAGATGGACATGGTGCTCCAGACCGCCGGTGCCTCGGTGCTGTCGGTGCCTTCGAACGAGATTTACGCGGCAATGCAGACCGGCGCGTGCGACGCCGGCATCACCTCCTCGACCAGCCTGATCTCGTTCCGGCTCGAAGAGGTGGCGAAATCCCTGACCTCCGGCGCGGGCGCCTCCTACTGGTTCATGCTCGAGCCGCTGATGATGTCGAAGGCGATCTTCGACAAGCTGCCGAAGAACCATCAGGACGTCCTGCTTGCCGTCGGCAGCGAGCTCGAGGCCTTCGGTCGCAAGGGCGCGCAGGACGACGACGTCGAGGTCGCCAAGGTCTATGAGAAGGCCGGCGCCAAGGTCAGCGCGCTCGATGCCGCGACCGTCGGCAAGTGGCGCGACATCGCCCGCGATACCGCCTGGAAGGACTACGGCGCCAAGACCGCGACGGCGGCGAACTTGCTCAAGCTCGCCTCCGACGTCGCAGCATGA
- a CDS encoding TRAP transporter small permease, with translation MIHGPLPDRDDPTSAAAGNSPAAALDRALAILNNVIVVFAAVALVAACAILSYSVLSRALFKAANYWQDEAAVSLLVGATFMTAAYVQQNRGHIGIEAFVGLLSPLANRIRLWLVDAATFLFCAFFTWKSWTLAHEAYVDGQVSNSMWSPPLAIPYALMALGMSLLCVQIIVQLALPFAGARRP, from the coding sequence ATGATCCACGGTCCGCTGCCGGATCGTGACGACCCGACGAGCGCTGCCGCCGGCAACAGCCCTGCGGCCGCGCTCGATCGCGCTCTCGCCATCCTCAACAACGTCATCGTCGTGTTCGCGGCGGTCGCGCTGGTCGCGGCCTGCGCGATCCTCAGCTACAGCGTCCTGAGCCGGGCCTTGTTCAAGGCCGCCAACTACTGGCAGGACGAGGCCGCGGTGTCCCTGCTGGTCGGCGCGACCTTCATGACGGCCGCCTATGTGCAGCAGAACCGTGGCCATATCGGCATCGAGGCCTTCGTCGGCCTGCTCTCGCCGCTCGCGAACAGGATCCGGCTCTGGCTCGTCGATGCAGCAACGTTCCTGTTCTGCGCCTTTTTCACCTGGAAATCCTGGACACTGGCGCACGAAGCCTATGTCGACGGCCAGGTCTCGAACTCGATGTGGTCGCCGCCGCTCGCCATTCCCTACGCGCTGATGGCGCTCGGCATGAGCCTGCTCTGCGTACAGATCATCGTGCAGCTTGCGCTGCCCTTCGCTGGAGCCAGGCGGCCATGA
- a CDS encoding TRAP transporter large permease has protein sequence MNVFGIGLAYGIATLLVMFSGMPIAFALGAVAVVFMGIYMPAASLDTVTQNVYEEMASITLLSIPLFILKGAAIGKSRAGQDLYSALHAWLHRVPGGLGVANVFACALFAAMAGSSPATCSAIGSAGIPEMRKRGYSGGFAAGIIAAGGTLGILLPPSITMILFAVAAEKSLGRLFLAGIGPGLLLVSLFGAYAVIRFRREYAAAEAIYKNGGPEAAILTRDEYTLGERFSVLPRVIPFVLLLTGVMIALYGGYATPSETAGLGGLLALGLIAAIYGVWRPTDLGPIMRSTIRESTMLMMIIGMSLLYSYVMSYLHISQSAAESIVAMHLPRWGLLFAILAMVIVLGFFLPPVSIILMTAPIILPPLRAANFDIIWFGVVMTIVMEMGLIHPPVGLNIFVIRNVAPDISLSEVIWGTLPFVLLMMAAVLLLCFVPEISTWLPDLVMGPDGSR, from the coding sequence ATGAACGTCTTCGGTATCGGACTTGCCTACGGCATCGCAACCCTGCTCGTGATGTTCTCGGGAATGCCGATCGCATTCGCGCTCGGCGCGGTCGCGGTCGTGTTCATGGGCATCTACATGCCCGCCGCCTCGCTCGATACGGTGACGCAGAACGTCTACGAGGAAATGGCCTCGATAACGCTCTTGTCGATCCCGCTCTTCATCCTGAAAGGCGCTGCGATCGGCAAGTCGCGCGCCGGCCAGGATCTCTACTCGGCGCTGCACGCCTGGCTGCATCGCGTGCCCGGCGGGCTCGGCGTCGCCAACGTGTTCGCCTGCGCGCTGTTCGCGGCGATGGCCGGCTCCTCGCCCGCGACCTGTTCGGCGATCGGCTCGGCCGGCATCCCCGAGATGCGCAAGCGCGGCTATTCCGGCGGCTTCGCGGCCGGCATCATCGCCGCCGGCGGCACGCTCGGCATTCTGCTGCCGCCCTCGATCACGATGATCCTGTTCGCGGTGGCGGCGGAAAAGTCGCTGGGTCGCCTGTTCCTCGCCGGCATCGGTCCGGGCTTGCTGCTGGTCAGCCTGTTCGGCGCCTATGCCGTGATCCGCTTCCGCCGGGAATATGCGGCGGCCGAAGCGATCTACAAGAACGGCGGGCCGGAGGCCGCGATCCTGACGCGCGACGAATATACGCTCGGCGAGCGCTTCAGCGTGTTGCCGCGCGTGATCCCCTTCGTGCTGCTGCTCACGGGCGTCATGATCGCGCTCTATGGCGGCTACGCCACGCCATCGGAAACCGCCGGCCTCGGCGGCCTCCTGGCGCTCGGCCTGATCGCGGCCATTTACGGCGTATGGCGGCCGACCGATCTCGGTCCCATCATGCGATCGACGATCCGGGAATCGACCATGCTGATGATGATCATCGGCATGTCCCTGCTCTATTCCTACGTGATGAGCTATCTGCACATCTCGCAGTCGGCCGCCGAATCCATCGTCGCGATGCACCTGCCGCGCTGGGGCCTGTTGTTCGCGATCCTCGCCATGGTGATCGTGCTCGGCTTCTTCCTGCCGCCGGTCTCAATCATCCTGATGACGGCGCCGATCATCCTGCCGCCGCTACGCGCCGCCAATTTCGACATCATCTGGTTCGGCGTCGTCATGACCATCGTGATGGAGATGGGGCTGATCCACCCGCCGGTGGGCCTCAACATCTTCGTCATCCGCAACGTCGCGCCCGACATCTCGTTGAGCGAGGTGATCTGGGGCACGCTGCCGTTCGTGCTGTTGATGATGGCGGCCGTGCTGCTGCTCTGCTTCGTGCCGGAGATCTCGACCTGGCTGCCGGATCTGGTGATGGGGCCGGACGGGAGCAGATGA
- a CDS encoding GntR family transcriptional regulator, with protein MREPLKHRTLSAAIVDQLRQAILDGTYPAGSQLRQDALGDAYGVSRIPVREALFQLEAEGLVRIVPQKGAIVSELSLDEINDVFDLRRILEPRLLAQSAPRFTAGDFERLDDIQKRFERAIKTRNVSEWGQLNADFHMALYVHAPQPRTRAIVLALLQTSDRYTRLQLSNTKAMGIAEKEHAHLIALCRAQEVEEACRFLERHIEAVRKDLLQVVGGGAIAPRARRKSE; from the coding sequence ATGAGAGAGCCTCTGAAGCATCGCACCCTGTCGGCGGCGATCGTCGACCAGCTCAGGCAGGCGATCCTCGACGGCACCTATCCGGCCGGATCGCAGCTACGCCAGGATGCGCTCGGCGATGCCTATGGCGTCAGCCGTATCCCGGTCCGCGAAGCGCTGTTTCAGCTCGAGGCAGAAGGACTGGTGCGGATCGTCCCTCAGAAGGGCGCCATCGTCTCGGAGCTATCGCTGGACGAGATCAATGATGTCTTCGATCTACGCCGGATTCTGGAGCCGCGGCTGCTGGCGCAGTCGGCTCCGCGCTTCACGGCGGGAGATTTCGAGAGGCTGGACGACATCCAGAAGCGCTTCGAGAGGGCCATCAAGACGCGCAACGTCAGCGAATGGGGGCAGCTCAACGCCGACTTTCACATGGCGCTCTACGTGCACGCCCCGCAACCCCGGACCAGAGCGATCGTGCTGGCGCTACTCCAGACCAGCGACCGCTACACGCGCCTCCAGCTTTCCAACACCAAAGCGATGGGGATAGCGGAGAAGGAGCATGCCCATCTGATCGCGCTCTGCCGTGCGCAGGAGGTCGAAGAGGCCTGCCGGTTCCTGGAGCGGCACATCGAGGCCGTGCGCAAGGATCTGTTGCAGGTCGTGGGCGGCGGCGCGATCGCGCCGCGCGCCCGGCGAAAGAGCGAGTAG
- a CDS encoding TRAP transporter small permease, whose protein sequence is MPTTRAFSARRTVLRVSSALLAVERLALMGLMYLLTGLILVNVVTRYSHFPIYWIDESAVYCVVWLTFIGASAMTRLRLDFAVTMLTERLSARQQKVAKVISTGLIVVFGLALIATCVLWMDPIGLARAGFDGRKLAAETFNFLYTEHTQTLNWPTWIVYLTLPIFAMSMTVHGLANLLEDLELVPRTPPKGFQLSELDGVN, encoded by the coding sequence ATGCCGACCACGCGCGCGTTCAGCGCTCGACGCACGGTTCTGCGGGTTTCGAGCGCCCTGCTCGCCGTTGAACGCCTCGCGCTGATGGGCCTGATGTACCTGCTCACCGGCCTGATCCTGGTGAACGTCGTCACGCGCTATTCGCATTTCCCGATCTACTGGATCGATGAATCGGCAGTCTATTGCGTGGTCTGGCTGACCTTCATCGGCGCTTCGGCGATGACACGGCTGCGGCTTGACTTCGCGGTGACAATGCTGACGGAGCGTCTTTCGGCGCGGCAGCAGAAGGTGGCAAAGGTCATCTCGACCGGTCTCATCGTCGTGTTCGGCCTCGCACTGATCGCCACCTGCGTGCTCTGGATGGACCCGATCGGACTGGCCCGCGCCGGGTTCGACGGGCGAAAGCTCGCGGCCGAAACCTTCAACTTCCTCTATACCGAGCACACCCAGACGCTGAACTGGCCGACCTGGATCGTCTACCTGACGCTGCCGATCTTCGCGATGTCGATGACCGTTCATGGCCTCGCCAACCTCCTTGAAGATCTCGAGCTCGTCCCACGCACGCCGCCGAAGGGCTTTCAGCTCTCCGAGCTCGACGGGGTCAACTGA
- a CDS encoding TRAP transporter large permease translates to MITSAAFVAIMLVGVPIGLCLCLAGLVYIAASGNPVLFQSYPLQLFGGVDSYGLIAIPLFILIGEIMNGGGITRRIVDMAMAFVGSLKGGLAYVNILANMFISSILGSATAQVAIMAQIMVPEMEKKGYDKTFAAGLTAYGGMLGPIIPPSVMFVVYSVLAQVSVSDMLIAGIVPGVILTVMFCLVIALMGYIYNYPRADYQTPRQRVATILRTSPTLLIPIVIVGTILGGLANATESAAVGAVAAALVGKFWTREFEFSQLPQMMLRSAIYSAIVLFLVAAAAVFSWVLIFGKVPQETAGWIQSAAKDPVSFMLICNVILLVIGTVIDGIPGLIMTVPILLPVASDIYHIDPRQFGVVVVINLVLGLLSPPVGLCFFVAAAVTGAKPGRMFMVTLPFFAISCVLLVLLSLYPSLSLILVK, encoded by the coding sequence ATGATCACCTCGGCGGCCTTCGTCGCGATCATGCTGGTCGGAGTACCGATCGGCCTTTGCCTGTGCCTCGCCGGCCTCGTCTACATCGCCGCATCCGGCAATCCGGTCCTGTTCCAGTCGTATCCGCTTCAGCTCTTCGGTGGTGTCGACAGCTACGGACTGATCGCCATCCCGCTCTTCATTCTGATCGGCGAGATCATGAACGGCGGCGGCATCACCCGGCGCATCGTCGACATGGCAATGGCTTTCGTCGGCTCGCTGAAGGGCGGGCTCGCCTACGTCAACATCCTCGCCAACATGTTCATCTCCTCGATCCTCGGCTCGGCGACCGCGCAGGTCGCGATCATGGCCCAGATCATGGTGCCGGAGATGGAGAAGAAGGGCTACGACAAGACGTTTGCGGCAGGACTGACTGCGTATGGCGGCATGCTCGGACCGATCATTCCGCCGTCGGTGATGTTCGTGGTCTACAGCGTGCTCGCACAGGTCTCCGTCAGCGACATGCTGATCGCCGGGATCGTGCCGGGCGTCATCCTCACGGTGATGTTCTGCCTCGTCATTGCACTGATGGGATACATCTACAACTATCCCCGCGCGGATTATCAGACGCCGCGCCAGCGCGTGGCGACGATCCTGCGGACGTCGCCGACCCTGCTCATTCCGATCGTCATCGTCGGCACGATCCTCGGCGGACTTGCCAACGCGACGGAATCCGCCGCCGTCGGCGCGGTCGCCGCCGCGCTCGTCGGAAAGTTCTGGACCAGGGAATTCGAGTTCTCTCAACTGCCGCAGATGATGCTGCGCAGCGCCATCTATTCCGCGATCGTGCTGTTCCTGGTCGCCGCGGCGGCCGTGTTCTCCTGGGTCTTGATCTTCGGCAAGGTGCCGCAGGAAACCGCCGGCTGGATCCAGTCCGCGGCCAAGGATCCGGTAAGCTTCATGCTGATCTGCAATGTCATCTTGCTGGTGATCGGCACGGTGATTGATGGCATCCCCGGCCTGATCATGACGGTGCCGATCCTGCTGCCGGTCGCATCCGACATCTATCACATCGATCCCAGGCAGTTCGGCGTCGTGGTGGTGATCAATTTGGTGCTCGGGCTTTTGTCGCCGCCGGTCGGACTCTGCTTCTTCGTCGCTGCCGCCGTCACCGGCGCCAAGCCCGGCCGTATGTTCATGGTGACGCTGCCCTTCTTCGCCATCTCCTGCGTCCTTCTGGTGCTGCTCTCGCTCTATCCGTCGCTCTCGCTGATCCTCGTCAAATAG
- a CDS encoding TRAP transporter substrate-binding protein yields the protein MPLSRRRFLAASAAVPLFAPSLALAQAKEFRLGLITPNGHSWNKAALKFGDDLKAATNGRLTVTVFHSGQLGNEPAMMQQLQSGALDMGFIQAAELGSRVPHIAAINAPYIVRSTPAVAKFVRHPAAIKLFEVLPQETGTIGLGWGITGMRAVFSSKDLTTLADIRGMKLRINPTPVYRDFYSSLGAAPTPIPTPQVFDAMANGQVDGLEADLEFSWNQRFDKVSKVILQMNAVFMPMAAVVSGRVWQSLPAADRELIAKTVKSTLDAQIDELAGNEPALIENFRNAPIPIRQVPAGDTEAVIAEFDKIWLPKAPVLAELRKVGATL from the coding sequence ATGCCGCTCTCACGTCGCCGCTTTCTCGCCGCCAGCGCAGCCGTTCCGCTGTTCGCGCCGTCGCTGGCACTGGCCCAGGCCAAGGAGTTTCGCCTCGGCCTGATCACGCCCAACGGCCATTCCTGGAACAAGGCCGCGCTCAAATTCGGCGACGATCTCAAGGCTGCCACGAACGGCCGCCTGACCGTAACCGTGTTTCACTCCGGCCAGCTCGGCAACGAGCCCGCGATGATGCAGCAGTTGCAGTCCGGTGCGCTCGACATGGGCTTCATCCAGGCCGCCGAGCTCGGCTCACGCGTGCCGCACATCGCCGCGATCAATGCGCCCTACATCGTCCGTTCGACGCCTGCGGTCGCGAAATTCGTGCGGCATCCGGCGGCGATCAAGCTGTTCGAGGTGCTGCCGCAGGAGACCGGAACGATCGGGCTCGGCTGGGGCATCACGGGCATGCGCGCGGTGTTCTCCTCCAAGGATCTGACGACGCTGGCCGACATTCGCGGAATGAAGCTGCGCATCAATCCGACTCCGGTCTATCGCGATTTCTATTCCTCGCTGGGCGCGGCTCCGACGCCGATTCCGACGCCCCAGGTGTTCGATGCGATGGCGAACGGTCAGGTCGACGGCCTCGAAGCCGATCTCGAATTCTCCTGGAACCAGCGCTTCGACAAGGTGTCGAAGGTTATCCTTCAGATGAACGCCGTCTTCATGCCGATGGCGGCGGTGGTCTCGGGCCGGGTCTGGCAGTCCCTGCCGGCCGCAGACCGCGAATTGATCGCCAAGACCGTCAAGTCGACGCTGGACGCGCAGATCGACGAGCTTGCCGGCAACGAGCCCGCGCTGATCGAGAATTTCCGCAATGCGCCGATCCCGATCCGTCAGGTGCCGGCCGGCGACACCGAGGCGGTGATTGCCGAGTTCGACAAGATCTGGCTGCCCAAGGCGCCTGTCCTCGCCGAACTGCGAAAGGTCGGCGCGACGCTCTGA
- a CDS encoding dihydrodipicolinate synthase family protein: MSPRISWEGVFPAVTTQFNDDLSLNIDATAKVMDGLIRDGVSGLIVCGSVGENTSLERKEKVAIMEAAKSVAAGRVPVLCGVAEFTTAFAVETAKEAARIGIDGVMVMPALVYSSKPHETAAHFRAVATATDLPVMLYNNPPIYKNDVTPDILASLADVETVVCFKDSSGDTRRFIDTRNMVGDRFVLFAGLDDVIVESVAMGAVGWVSGMSNAFPREGETLFRLAKAGRYAEAMPLYEWFMPLLHLDARPDLVQCIKLCEHLMGRGTALTRPPRLALLPQEKAEVEAMMMRALKNRPRLPDVGLKAA; this comes from the coding sequence ATGAGCCCCCGCATTTCCTGGGAAGGCGTCTTCCCGGCCGTCACCACTCAATTCAACGACGACCTGTCGCTCAACATCGATGCAACCGCGAAGGTCATGGATGGCCTGATCCGCGACGGTGTATCCGGCCTTATCGTCTGCGGCTCCGTCGGCGAGAACACCTCGCTGGAGCGCAAGGAGAAGGTCGCGATCATGGAGGCAGCCAAATCGGTCGCCGCCGGCCGCGTGCCCGTGCTGTGCGGCGTTGCCGAATTCACCACCGCCTTCGCGGTCGAAACGGCGAAGGAAGCCGCACGCATCGGCATCGACGGCGTGATGGTCATGCCGGCCCTGGTCTATTCGTCGAAGCCGCACGAGACCGCCGCGCACTTCCGCGCCGTCGCCACCGCCACTGACCTGCCGGTCATGCTCTACAACAATCCGCCGATCTACAAGAACGACGTCACCCCGGACATCCTGGCATCGCTCGCCGATGTCGAGACCGTCGTCTGCTTCAAAGACTCCTCGGGCGACACGCGGCGTTTCATCGATACCAGAAACATGGTGGGCGACCGCTTTGTGCTGTTTGCAGGGCTCGACGACGTCATCGTCGAGAGCGTCGCCATGGGAGCGGTCGGCTGGGTATCGGGCATGTCGAACGCTTTCCCGCGCGAGGGCGAGACGCTGTTCCGTCTCGCCAAGGCGGGACGCTATGCCGAAGCCATGCCGCTCTACGAATGGTTCATGCCGCTCCTGCATCTCGACGCGCGCCCGGATCTCGTGCAGTGCATCAAGCTATGCGAACACCTCATGGGCCGCGGCACCGCGCTGACGCGGCCGCCCCGTCTTGCGCTGCTGCCGCAGGAGAAGGCCGAGGTCGAGGCCATGATGATGAGGGCGCTCAAGAACCGGCCGCGCCTGCCGGATGTCGGGCTGAAGGCGGCTTAG
- a CDS encoding hydroxymethylglutaryl-CoA lyase encodes MNDQVRIIEMGPRDGLQNEKTLVSVEARIAFVEALVAAGLTTVEVGAFVSPKAIPQMASSDAVLRGVSHVKGAEFHVLVPNEKGYEAARAAGAKIVSVFAAASEGFSRANINCSVAESIERFRPVLARAKADGAKVRGYISCVLGCPFDGEIKPKAVADLAKTLWDLGCYEISLGDTIGVGTPTKAKEMLRAVSANIPVANLAIHFHDTYGQALANLYAGLEEGVRVIDSAAGGLGGCPYAPGATGNVATEDVVYMLEGMGISTGIHMEGLLAATNEISRVLGRPPASRVASALNAKRRRSATQAV; translated from the coding sequence ATGAACGATCAGGTCCGCATCATCGAAATGGGGCCGCGCGACGGCCTCCAGAACGAGAAGACGCTGGTGAGCGTCGAGGCCCGCATCGCCTTCGTCGAGGCGTTGGTCGCGGCCGGCCTCACCACCGTCGAGGTCGGCGCCTTCGTCTCGCCCAAGGCGATTCCACAGATGGCAAGCTCGGATGCCGTGCTGCGCGGCGTGAGCCACGTGAAGGGCGCCGAATTCCACGTGCTGGTACCGAACGAGAAGGGCTATGAGGCCGCGCGCGCCGCCGGCGCCAAGATCGTTTCCGTGTTCGCGGCAGCTTCCGAAGGCTTCTCCCGCGCCAACATCAACTGCTCGGTTGCCGAATCCATCGAACGGTTCAGGCCGGTGCTCGCGCGCGCCAAGGCCGATGGCGCCAAGGTGCGCGGCTATATCTCCTGTGTGCTGGGCTGTCCTTTCGACGGCGAGATCAAGCCGAAGGCGGTTGCCGATCTCGCGAAGACCCTGTGGGACCTCGGCTGCTACGAGATTTCGCTCGGCGATACCATCGGTGTCGGTACGCCGACCAAGGCGAAGGAGATGCTGCGTGCGGTCAGTGCCAACATTCCCGTTGCCAATCTCGCGATTCATTTCCACGACACCTATGGCCAGGCGCTCGCCAATCTCTACGCAGGACTGGAGGAGGGGGTCCGCGTCATCGATTCCGCGGCCGGCGGTCTCGGCGGCTGTCCCTACGCGCCGGGCGCGACGGGCAATGTCGCGACCGAGGACGTCGTCTACATGCTCGAGGGCATGGGGATCAGCACCGGCATCCACATGGAAGGGCTGCTGGCGGCGACGAATGAGATCAGCCGCGTGCTCGGCCGCCCGCCGGCAAGCCGCGTGGCCTCGGCTCTGAATGCGAAGCGCAGGCGGTCGGCGACGCAGGCTGTCTAA